A region of Brevinema andersonii DNA encodes the following proteins:
- a CDS encoding septal ring lytic transglycosylase RlpA family protein encodes MKNFVRMMTSRILISLVFVGNFIPSPGFGQQNQTPQFIYGTASWYGDAFEGKPTASGEIYSAYGLTAAHKTLPFGTRLEVENLANGKKVEVRVNDRGPFSENRILDLSKQAAEILGFLSEGTTFVKATIIELGTSIPETIRASVPTQGQDVPQNFNPTPAAPVVPPVPTQEITTPIEEDLQASFQPVVKDEFDFMDDGSNDLFAAAEQEVPARAQQIVVPSIEQPILTPPTGFSSNNMNFLVDDPLSNITISEDDEYIAAPLPSPGLQDPNIAILEEEKTDDPFADLFETSNDPLNFQNQVNASSTLPTVGMPAQNIGYDPLPKPVLPQAPQYNIIQQQTPQVEQSLKIEPEIRIEEEEAVFETETPSQPPVVQGSGSEYYVIQLGAFSKQKNAMALYQKLRKYGFNVFITDIKISGKNLIRVRIGYFNNLDEALAVSERLESQYSISNRIIKVDQVD; translated from the coding sequence ATGAAAAATTTCGTCAGAATGATGACGTCCCGAATCTTGATTTCACTGGTTTTTGTGGGGAATTTTATTCCGTCTCCGGGATTTGGTCAGCAGAATCAGACACCTCAATTTATTTACGGCACAGCTTCGTGGTACGGAGATGCCTTTGAGGGTAAACCTACCGCTAGCGGAGAAATTTATAGCGCTTACGGCTTGACGGCCGCGCATAAGACACTGCCATTCGGAACGCGTTTAGAAGTCGAAAACTTAGCCAATGGAAAAAAAGTCGAAGTCCGCGTCAACGACCGTGGTCCCTTTTCTGAGAACCGCATCCTCGATCTTTCGAAACAAGCTGCTGAAATTTTAGGATTTTTATCGGAAGGGACAACTTTCGTTAAAGCAACCATCATCGAACTTGGAACCAGCATTCCTGAGACTATTCGTGCGTCTGTTCCCACCCAAGGTCAGGATGTACCTCAAAACTTCAATCCTACTCCTGCAGCTCCTGTTGTTCCTCCAGTTCCGACTCAAGAAATAACAACTCCTATCGAAGAAGATCTTCAAGCATCATTTCAACCTGTAGTTAAAGATGAATTTGATTTTATGGATGACGGAAGCAATGATCTTTTTGCCGCCGCCGAACAAGAAGTTCCTGCTCGCGCTCAGCAGATTGTTGTTCCCAGTATAGAACAGCCTATATTAACACCTCCAACAGGATTTTCTTCGAATAACATGAATTTTTTAGTAGACGACCCATTATCAAATATAACAATTAGTGAAGATGATGAATATATCGCTGCACCGTTGCCATCACCGGGTCTTCAAGATCCTAATATAGCAATTCTTGAAGAGGAAAAAACAGATGATCCTTTTGCAGATTTATTTGAAACATCTAACGATCCGTTGAATTTCCAAAATCAAGTTAATGCATCGAGTACTCTACCTACAGTTGGGATGCCTGCTCAAAACATCGGCTACGACCCCCTACCTAAACCTGTATTGCCACAAGCACCTCAGTACAATATTATTCAACAGCAAACACCACAAGTCGAGCAAAGCCTTAAAATTGAGCCCGAAATACGTATCGAAGAGGAAGAAGCCGTCTTTGAAACCGAAACTCCATCACAGCCTCCTGTTGTACAAGGATCTGGCTCGGAATATTACGTAATTCAATTAGGAGCCTTCAGCAAACAAAAAAATGCTATGGCACTTTATCAAAAGTTACGGAAATATGGATTTAATGTGTTCATTACGGACATTAAAATTAGCGGTAAAAATCTTATCCGTGTAAGGATCGGATATTTCAATAATCTCGATGAAGCTTTAGCTGTTTCGGAACGTTTGGAGTCACAATACAGCATTTCAAACCGCATCATTAAAGTAGATCAAGTCGATTAA
- the mgtE gene encoding magnesium transporter encodes MPKQEHNNVPEINLQDKFEEILAGQRAYIESLIKKHAWTKLEEFLNAADPHEIASVLEDLDTTKSIIVFRMLGEQEARAVFAYLSPEDQEKILHAFTDAEAAKLLSTMDPDDRTKILGDLPADFVTKLLRLLPVEERKIANSLLNYPEGSAGRLMTPKFVSLHENLTAEEALKLVKSQASQKETIYTCYVTNDKGVLTASVELEDIILAPEKKRLKDFMKEDPVSATTDADKEEIARLIQYYDMIALPITDKHHRLVGIITHDDIMDILQDEATEDFQRFTGINPSEVNYLNGSLWSFILNRSGWVLVLLLLAGFSQDMIISYGALLEDRWMELSLFFTVLVGVGGNVGSQSSVLVIRGIATGEIGKKDTSKLFWRALVSGVAMGLLLASVLLLRIFLFKTGSEVKGVAAFAMVLIVTVANLLGAMLPIILKKFKIDPAVVSAPLISTLMDLGGLILYLEIAVFIFLD; translated from the coding sequence ATGCCCAAACAAGAACATAATAACGTTCCCGAAATTAATCTCCAAGACAAGTTTGAGGAAATTCTTGCTGGCCAGCGTGCTTATATCGAAAGTCTTATTAAAAAACATGCTTGGACGAAGCTTGAAGAGTTTCTAAATGCAGCGGATCCTCATGAAATTGCCAGTGTTTTGGAAGATCTTGACACCACCAAAAGTATTATTGTTTTTCGGATGCTTGGCGAACAGGAAGCTCGAGCGGTTTTTGCATATTTGAGCCCTGAGGATCAGGAGAAAATTTTGCATGCGTTCACTGATGCAGAAGCAGCAAAATTGTTATCGACAATGGATCCCGACGACAGAACCAAGATTCTCGGCGATCTGCCGGCCGATTTTGTTACAAAACTTCTGCGCTTGTTGCCGGTTGAGGAGCGGAAAATCGCGAACAGCCTTTTGAATTATCCCGAGGGTTCGGCAGGGCGCTTGATGACGCCGAAATTTGTTTCCCTGCACGAAAATCTTACCGCCGAAGAGGCATTGAAATTGGTAAAAAGTCAGGCTTCCCAAAAAGAAACTATTTACACATGTTACGTTACGAATGATAAAGGAGTTTTGACAGCTTCTGTAGAGCTGGAGGATATTATTCTGGCTCCCGAAAAAAAACGCCTCAAAGACTTCATGAAAGAGGACCCTGTTTCTGCAACCACTGATGCCGATAAAGAAGAAATTGCCCGTTTGATCCAGTATTATGATATGATTGCACTGCCGATCACCGACAAACACCACCGGTTGGTAGGGATCATCACACACGACGATATTATGGACATCCTTCAGGATGAAGCCACAGAAGACTTTCAGCGCTTTACGGGGATTAATCCGTCGGAAGTCAATTATCTCAATGGAAGTTTGTGGTCTTTCATTTTGAACCGCTCGGGATGGGTGTTGGTTTTGCTGTTGCTGGCGGGGTTTTCTCAAGATATGATCATTAGTTATGGGGCGCTTCTAGAGGATCGTTGGATGGAGCTTTCGCTGTTTTTTACGGTGCTGGTAGGAGTGGGTGGAAATGTTGGCAGTCAGTCATCGGTGTTGGTGATACGTGGTATTGCGACCGGTGAAATAGGAAAAAAAGATACCTCAAAACTTTTTTGGCGGGCGCTTGTCAGCGGTGTGGCTATGGGGCTCCTGTTGGCGTCAGTGCTGTTGCTGAGGATTTTCCTGTTCAAAACAGGCAGCGAAGTCAAGGGGGTTGCTGCGTTTGCGATGGTTTTGATTGTTACAGTAGCCAATCTTTTAGGAGCGATGCTTCCTATTATTCTTAAAAAATTTAAAATTGATCCAGCAGTGGTATCAGCACCGCTAATTTCTACTCTAATGGATCTTGGTGGCCTTATTTTATATCTTGAAATAGCTGTTTTTATCTTTCTTGATTGA
- a CDS encoding endonuclease III domain-containing protein, which produces MEETIWNKARFNKIFSILEATPQLKHAPAIHFMKTAGRTPFRILIATILSLRTKDETTAPASGRLFAVADTPEAIAVLPQETIEKLIYPVGFYKTKARNIKKISEILICDFNSQVPADLETLLELPGVGRKTANLVLSVGFDIPAVCVDVHVHRISNRWGFCNTKTPEETEFEIRRRVAEELWSSFNKPIVALGQTICKPITPKCLECPIQDFCEQKIPPRGRK; this is translated from the coding sequence ATGGAAGAAACAATATGGAACAAAGCTAGATTCAATAAAATTTTTTCAATTCTTGAGGCTACTCCTCAATTGAAGCACGCACCTGCTATTCACTTTATGAAAACTGCCGGACGGACACCATTTCGCATTTTAATTGCGACAATTCTCAGCTTGCGCACTAAAGACGAAACTACAGCTCCTGCTAGTGGGCGTCTTTTTGCAGTTGCTGATACCCCCGAAGCAATAGCAGTATTACCTCAAGAAACTATCGAAAAACTTATTTATCCAGTAGGCTTTTACAAAACAAAAGCAAGAAATATTAAAAAAATTTCCGAAATTCTTATTTGCGATTTTAACAGCCAAGTTCCAGCCGATCTTGAAACTCTGCTTGAATTGCCGGGAGTAGGACGTAAAACTGCAAATTTAGTTTTAAGTGTTGGTTTTGATATCCCTGCTGTATGTGTTGACGTTCATGTGCACAGAATTTCGAATCGCTGGGGATTTTGCAACACAAAAACTCCAGAAGAAACTGAATTTGAAATTAGAAGACGTGTCGCTGAAGAATTGTGGAGCTCATTCAACAAACCTATAGTAGCATTAGGTCAAACAATCTGCAAACCAATTACACCGAAATGTTTGGAATGTCCGATTCAAGATTTCTGCGAACAAAAAATCCCTCCTAGAGGCCGAAAATGA
- a CDS encoding SPASM domain-containing protein, with product MHNVLFLLIDDTQSFLKTRYLKELKVIHENLLKKLYPLGGEILVAGLELDFCTQRRFHNIKDLFSYAATQAKGRDIIVANAYSGALCVDQTKEILNFLRTRQYDISFAEHMPEGLIPSVVAGEFAEDFLYFLDEKTSFGIPFKELVNWEYKGIDVGVYLSSSRIAMERIDFLPVEKNSSLYLNELSYDFNFTLEKAENFAEKNRAQIHRFPHYVAVELCPKTDEFHTADFSEKPNIALPLFTNIVQELNLWAPEAVLSLGVWGEPFAHPLFEDLFQQLENNKERRIIVESRTLILNEKLASLVLSRPNTELIFDLSPKSNLPSNEELNKFFSKLPNQEKLWIRLTRAHESEDLIPKFLKTWKHLMPRIIITKADSFGDPSVKTVDLAPIRRHACYALSRDITILSDGTVMLCRQNTDLIGSPGNVAKESLEDLWKKNLSKYFYQHQGQFSSCKQCQGCDDWWIFNF from the coding sequence ATGCACAATGTACTTTTTCTACTGATCGATGACACTCAATCTTTTTTGAAAACACGATACCTTAAAGAATTAAAAGTCATTCATGAAAATTTATTGAAAAAACTTTACCCGTTGGGCGGAGAAATTTTGGTTGCGGGTTTGGAATTAGATTTTTGTACCCAAAGACGTTTTCATAATATCAAAGATTTATTTTCTTATGCCGCAACGCAGGCAAAAGGACGCGACATTATCGTAGCAAATGCTTATAGTGGTGCATTGTGTGTGGATCAGACAAAAGAAATTCTAAATTTTCTCCGCACTCGACAATATGATATTTCTTTTGCCGAACATATGCCAGAAGGATTAATTCCATCAGTAGTTGCAGGAGAATTTGCAGAAGATTTTCTTTACTTTCTTGATGAAAAAACATCATTTGGTATACCTTTCAAAGAACTCGTCAACTGGGAGTATAAAGGTATTGATGTAGGAGTATATCTTTCTTCATCACGGATTGCAATGGAACGTATTGATTTTCTTCCCGTTGAAAAAAACAGTAGTTTATATTTGAATGAACTTTCTTATGATTTTAACTTTACTTTAGAGAAAGCCGAAAATTTTGCTGAAAAAAATCGAGCACAAATCCATAGATTTCCCCACTATGTTGCAGTTGAATTGTGTCCAAAAACAGATGAATTCCATACAGCCGATTTTTCCGAAAAGCCTAATATAGCTCTCCCGCTTTTCACAAACATTGTACAAGAGCTGAATTTATGGGCACCGGAAGCTGTTTTATCTTTAGGTGTCTGGGGTGAACCGTTTGCTCACCCGTTATTTGAAGATTTGTTTCAACAGCTAGAAAATAATAAGGAACGTCGGATTATCGTTGAAAGTCGGACTCTTATTCTTAATGAAAAGTTAGCATCTCTTGTGCTTTCGCGTCCAAACACGGAGCTAATTTTTGACCTCTCACCAAAATCGAATCTTCCTTCCAATGAAGAACTAAATAAATTTTTCTCTAAACTGCCGAACCAGGAAAAACTATGGATACGGTTGACACGCGCTCATGAATCCGAAGATTTGATCCCGAAGTTTCTTAAAACATGGAAACATTTAATGCCACGAATTATTATCACCAAAGCAGATTCATTTGGTGACCCTTCCGTAAAAACAGTGGATCTCGCACCCATTCGACGCCATGCATGTTACGCTTTAAGTCGCGATATAACAATACTTAGCGACGGCACCGTTATGCTGTGCCGCCAAAACACTGATCTCATTGGCAGTCCTGGCAACGTTGCCAAAGAATCATTAGAAGATCTATGGAAAAAAAATCTTAGCAAATATTTTTATCAACACCAAGGGCAATTTTCCAGTTGTAAACAATGTCAAGGTTGTGATGATTGGTGGATTTTTAATTTTTGA
- a CDS encoding GGDEF domain-containing protein: protein MNILAIVKNKEKLSLIRKVAKKQKYRLSVISDNDTLKNLTKNSKKRSMTTFPSIRKYQTIIIDKEFFILFCTSNQEFLQEDLLNYPILLILDSYSKQSIKEAAEAPVSTTIHFPFSEEELIIRLNAVIKQFRAMQKIKNWAFKDSLTNLNNRRTFFTYISAYQKMYQEGKHPFCLALIDLDFFKKVNDEHGHLKGDEILINISQIMKENIRKTDFLARIGGEEFAIIFPNTKIEAAYKILERISLKVKQFHDKDGVSITLSSGILEAKNVYKTPEDIIKAADNLLYQAKAQGRDQIFKQK, encoded by the coding sequence ATGAACATTCTAGCAATTGTGAAAAATAAGGAGAAACTTTCTTTAATCAGAAAAGTAGCAAAAAAACAAAAATATCGATTATCTGTCATTTCCGACAATGATACTTTAAAAAATCTCACGAAAAATTCAAAAAAACGTTCTATGACAACTTTCCCATCTATACGAAAATATCAGACAATCATCATTGATAAAGAATTTTTTATATTATTCTGCACCTCAAATCAAGAATTTCTTCAGGAAGATTTGCTCAATTATCCTATTTTATTAATTCTGGACAGCTACAGCAAACAAAGTATAAAAGAAGCTGCAGAAGCCCCAGTCTCAACAACTATACATTTTCCGTTTTCTGAAGAAGAACTCATTATACGGCTTAATGCAGTTATTAAACAATTCCGAGCCATGCAGAAAATAAAAAATTGGGCATTCAAAGACAGTTTAACAAATTTAAATAATCGCCGTACATTTTTTACTTATATTTCTGCCTACCAAAAAATGTATCAAGAAGGTAAACATCCATTTTGTTTAGCACTGATTGATTTGGATTTTTTCAAAAAAGTAAATGATGAACATGGACATCTTAAAGGTGATGAGATTTTAATTAATATTTCACAGATTATGAAAGAAAATATTAGAAAAACAGATTTTTTAGCACGGATTGGTGGAGAAGAATTCGCTATTATTTTTCCGAATACAAAAATCGAGGCAGCTTACAAAATTTTAGAACGGATCAGTTTAAAAGTGAAACAATTTCATGATAAAGATGGTGTTTCCATTACTTTAAGTAGCGGTATACTAGAAGCAAAAAATGTTTATAAAACTCCAGAAGATATCATCAAAGCTGCTGATAATCTTTTATATCAAGCAAAAGCACAAGGTAGAGATCAAATTTTTAAACAAAAATAA
- a CDS encoding pyridoxal-phosphate-dependent aminotransferase family protein: protein MRKNLYLATPGPVNIPEAVFQAMHTSMHHRIADFIEIFSRCRQNLPKFFQTDGSVLMMGSSGTGAMEASLINTLSPGDKVLVIESGKFGIRFAEIAETFGCLPIVVSSPYGTYPDPGQVQRALKENPDVKVVTACHSETSTGVLAPIADYAATVALTDALFIVDTISSAGCIPINQTKNKIDICISSGQKGFMTPPGVSFISLQGEKFMPALKKSQLPKFYFDILRQLDQQQSCHPEWTPATHMIMALDQALAMMMEEDVEKIYLRHKQVADYARKRGLELGFELFAHRGFTPSDSVSAFVTEKRIPANQLIECLSRKNIIIAGGQDNLKGKIIRIGHLGMMDLMQIKWIFDEIEDCFS from the coding sequence GTGAGAAAAAATTTGTATTTAGCTACACCCGGACCTGTTAACATTCCTGAAGCTGTCTTTCAAGCAATGCATACTTCGATGCATCACCGAATTGCTGATTTTATTGAAATTTTTTCGCGCTGCCGGCAGAATTTACCTAAATTTTTTCAGACAGATGGTTCTGTTTTGATGATGGGATCTTCAGGTACGGGGGCAATGGAAGCTTCTTTGATTAATACATTATCTCCTGGGGATAAAGTTTTAGTTATTGAGTCAGGAAAATTTGGGATTCGTTTTGCTGAGATCGCAGAAACTTTTGGCTGCTTGCCTATTGTTGTGTCCAGTCCTTATGGAACATATCCTGATCCTGGTCAGGTACAAAGAGCTTTGAAGGAAAACCCTGATGTTAAAGTTGTTACCGCTTGTCACAGTGAAACTTCAACCGGTGTGCTTGCTCCTATTGCTGATTATGCTGCTACTGTTGCTCTGACGGATGCGTTGTTTATTGTTGATACAATTTCATCTGCAGGCTGTATTCCAATCAATCAGACTAAAAATAAAATTGATATTTGTATTTCTTCTGGGCAGAAAGGGTTTATGACTCCGCCTGGTGTGTCATTTATTTCATTGCAAGGCGAAAAATTTATGCCGGCATTAAAAAAATCGCAGCTGCCAAAGTTTTATTTTGATATTCTGCGCCAGCTCGACCAACAACAATCCTGTCATCCTGAATGGACACCTGCTACCCATATGATTATGGCTCTTGATCAAGCTCTCGCTATGATGATGGAGGAGGATGTAGAAAAAATTTACCTCCGCCACAAACAGGTGGCTGATTATGCCAGGAAACGTGGTTTAGAATTGGGTTTTGAATTATTCGCTCATAGAGGTTTTACCCCTTCTGATAGTGTTAGTGCTTTTGTTACAGAAAAACGTATTCCTGCTAATCAGCTAATTGAGTGTCTTTCTAGAAAAAATATCATTATTGCAGGTGGACAGGATAACCTGAAAGGAAAAATTATTCGCATCGGACATCTTGGTATGATGGATCTGATGCAAATCAAGTGGATTTTTGATGAAATAGAAGATTGTTTCTCTTAA
- a CDS encoding adenine phosphoribosyltransferase: protein MSYYSLIRKIPDYPIKGIMFEDMTTLWKDPEAFSKTLEQIADFFRDYQITKVVGLEARGFVVAAPIAMILGTGFIPVRKEGKLPYEKLSRTYSLEYGETVVEIHKDAISAQDRVLICDDILATGGTLEAAIKLVKELQGQVIGVGVLLELAYLNGREKLSIDQIFSVFKTEEP from the coding sequence ATGTCTTATTATTCTCTGATACGAAAGATACCCGATTATCCAATTAAAGGAATTATGTTCGAAGATATGACAACATTATGGAAAGATCCTGAGGCATTCTCTAAAACACTCGAACAAATTGCTGATTTCTTTAGAGATTACCAAATTACTAAGGTTGTAGGACTCGAAGCCCGAGGATTTGTAGTAGCAGCACCAATTGCTATGATACTTGGCACAGGATTTATACCTGTCCGCAAAGAGGGTAAACTTCCTTATGAAAAATTGTCCCGTACTTACAGCTTGGAATATGGAGAAACTGTTGTTGAAATTCATAAAGATGCTATTTCTGCACAAGATAGGGTTTTAATTTGTGATGACATTTTAGCAACAGGTGGCACCTTAGAAGCTGCTATTAAATTAGTCAAAGAATTGCAAGGTCAAGTAATTGGAGTTGGAGTATTATTAGAACTTGCATACCTCAACGGCCGAGAAAAACTATCCATTGATCAAATTTTTTCCGTTTTCAAAACTGAAGAGCCTTAA
- a CDS encoding ComEC/Rec2 family competence protein: protein MVLGNKNFLNPEFREHMRIIALAHLFALSGLHMMIITATFAFLLGIFHIPKRYISLLTIPVSLLYLLLGGLGISLQRTFLFHLLWIVGTILRVPFSIAKIFWISLILTLIVNYKNIFSISFLLSYSAVAGIIYLRGLWKNFFFHKCGNFLGNIITISLATGLATFPILIFFFGQFNLLFLISNIFVIPLAGVLIVLSFILGISAFWNLTFLPAERLLTLIYLYIDRISYTASRIPNSIILLQHKYLLPILMVLCFLLYYAIIKYSLFVSKGYYGRNNMEQS from the coding sequence ATGGTACTCGGAAATAAAAATTTCCTTAATCCAGAATTCCGAGAACATATGCGTATTATTGCTTTAGCACATCTTTTTGCTTTATCGGGACTTCATATGATGATTATTACGGCAACTTTCGCATTTTTATTAGGTATTTTTCATATCCCGAAACGTTATATCAGCCTACTGACAATACCTGTTTCTCTATTATATTTGCTTTTAGGGGGATTAGGAATTTCATTACAACGGACGTTTTTATTTCACTTATTATGGATAGTCGGTACAATTTTACGGGTACCATTTTCTATTGCTAAAATTTTTTGGATCAGCTTAATATTAACTCTAATTGTTAATTATAAGAACATTTTTTCCATATCATTCTTATTAAGTTATTCGGCAGTTGCAGGAATTATCTATTTACGCGGTCTCTGGAAAAACTTTTTCTTTCATAAGTGTGGGAATTTTTTAGGAAATATTATTACAATTAGCTTAGCAACAGGTTTGGCGACATTTCCTATTTTAATTTTCTTTTTTGGACAGTTTAATCTGCTTTTTCTGATCTCTAACATTTTTGTAATTCCGCTTGCCGGAGTACTGATCGTTCTAAGTTTTATTTTAGGTATCAGTGCTTTTTGGAATTTAACGTTTCTTCCGGCCGAGCGTTTATTAACACTTATTTATCTTTATATCGATCGCATCAGCTACACTGCCTCAAGGATCCCTAATAGCATTATTTTATTGCAGCACAAATACTTACTGCCTATTTTGATGGTCTTGTGCTTTTTACTGTATTATGCTATAATAAAATACTCTCTTTTTGTAAGTAAAGGTTATTATGGAAGAAACAATATGGAACAAAGCTAG